The following proteins come from a genomic window of Triticum aestivum cultivar Chinese Spring chromosome 6A, IWGSC CS RefSeq v2.1, whole genome shotgun sequence:
- the LOC123129127 gene encoding probable prolyl 4-hydroxylase 3, with translation MAPSRPLMRGAGPPRVFAFGRTGRASPYALALAALLLASAFLLALIAFGVFSLPVSSPALPTTAGAETESSGDSGGAAESESSGGSSRAARTRARRDLSEGLGERGAQWTEVISWEPRAFVYHNFLSKEECEYLIGLAKPRMVKSTVVDSETGKSKDSRVRTSSGMFLQRGRDKVIRAIERRIADYTFIPAEHGEGLQVLHYEVGQKYEPHFDYFLDEFNTKNGGQRMATILMYLSDVEEGGETIFPDANVNSSSLPWYNELSECARKGLAVKPKMGDALLFWSMKPDATLDPLSLHGGCPVIKGNKWSSTKWLHVHEYKA, from the exons ATGGCGCCGTCGCGGCCGCTGATGCGCGGGGCGGGCCCGCCGCGGGTCTTCGCCTTCGGTCGCACGGGCCGGGCCTCGCCGTACGCGCTCGCGCTCGCCGCGCTGCTCCTCGcctccgccttcctcctcgccCTCATCGCCTTCGGCGTCTTCTCGCTCCCAGTCTCCTCCCCCGCGCTCCCCACCACTGCCGGCGCCGAGACCGAGTCCTCCGGCGACAGCGGCGGGGCCGCGGAGTCCGAGTCCTCCGGCGGCTCCTCCCGCGCCGCGCGCACCCGCGCCCGCCGCGACCTCAG CGAGGGGCTGGGCGAGCGCGGCGCGCAGTGGACGGAGGTCATCTCGTGGGAGCCCAGGGCGTTCGTCTACCACAACTTCCTG TCCAAGGAAGAGTGTGAGTACTTAATTGGATTGGCGAAACCTCGCATGGTGAAATCAACAGTGGTCGACAGTGAGACTGGTAAAAGCAAGGACAGCAGGGTTCGTACAAGTTCAGGCATGTTTCTTCAAAGAGGACGGGACAAGGTTATCCGGGCTATTGAAAGGAGGATAGCAGATTACACCTTCATACCTGCAG AACATGGAGAGGGACTCCAAGTACTGCACTATGAAGTCGGGCAGAAGTATGAACCCCACTTTGACTATTTTCTTGACGAGTTCAACACCAAGAATGGTGGTCAGCGGATGGCAACAATTCTCATGTACCT atcagatgttgaagaaggGGGTGAGACTATTTTCCCTGATGCAAATGTGAACAGCAGTTCTTTGCCATGGTACAACGAACTTTCAGAGTGTGCCAGAAAAGGTCTTGCTGTGAAACCAAAGATGGGAGATGCGCTGCTTTTCTGGAGCATGAAACCAGATGCCACTCTAGATCCACTAAGTTTGCACG GGGGCTGTCCTGTTATCAAAGGGAACAAATGGTCATCAACCAAGTGGCTGCATGTTCACGAGTACAAAGCTTAG
- the LOC123129128 gene encoding sucrose transport protein SUT4 isoform X1, with amino-acid sequence MDSGGGATAIRVPYRHIRDAEMELVRLNSTNGTGGDAARPKEEQGSGASGEGGRKGAPKWRVVLACMVAAGVQFGWALQLSLLTPYIQTLGIDHAMASFIWLCGPITGFVVQPCVGVWSDKCRSKYGRRRPFILAGCVLICAAVTLVGFSADLGYMLGDTTEHCSTYKGLRYRAAFIFIFGFWMLDLANNTVQGPARALLADLSGPDQCNSANAIFCSWMAVGNVLGFSAGASGNWHKWFPFLMTRACCEACGNLKAAFLIAVVFLLFCMAVTLYFAEEIPLEPKDAQQLSDSAPLLNGSRDDHDASSEQTNGGLSNGHADANHVSANSRAEDFTDAGSNSNKDDVEAFNDGPGAVLVKILTSMRHLPPGMYSVLLVMALTWLSWFPFFLFDTDWMGREVYHGDPKGNASERKAYDDGVREGAFGLLLNSVVLGIGSFLIDPLCRMIGARLVWAISNFIVFACMLATTILSWISYDLYSSKLQHIVGADKTVKTAALILFSLLGLPLSITYSVPFSVTAELTAGTGGGQGLCCWCFLLYSVFQLLFLTENVCTCPGLATGVLNLAIVAPQIVVSLGAGPWDKLLGGGNVPAFALASVFSLVAGVLAVIKLPKLSNNYQSAGFHMG; translated from the exons ATGGACTCCGGCGGCGGGGCCACGGCCATCCGCGTGCCCTACCGCCACATCCGCGACGCCGAGATGGAGCTCGTCAGACTCAACAGCACCAACGGCACCGGCGGCGACGCCGCGCGGCCCAAGGAGGAGCAGGGCAGCGGCGCCTCCGGGGAGGGCGGCAGGAAGGGCGCGCCCAAGTGGCGGGTCGTGCTGGCCtgcatggtcgccgccggcgtgcAGTTCGGCTGGGCGCTGCAGCTCTCCCTCCTCACCCCATACATCCAG ACTCTAGGAATAGACCATGCCATGGCGTCCTTCATCTGGCTTTGTGGGCCTATTACTGGTTTTGTG GTTCAACCTTGTGTTGGTGTCTGGAGTGACAAGTGCCGCTCCAAgtacgggaggaggcggccgttcATTCTGGCTGGATGCGTGCTAATTTGTGCAGCT GTAACTTTAGTCGGGTTTTCTGCAGACCTTGGCTACATGTTAGGAGACACCACTGAGCACTGCAG TACATACAAAGGTCTAAGATATCGAGCTGCTTTCATTTTCATTTTTGGATTCTGGATGCTGGACCTTGCAAATAATACAGTTCAA GGACCTGCTCGTGCCCTCCTAGCTGATCTTTCAG GTCCTGATCAATGTAATTCGGCAAATGCAATATTCTGCTCATGGATGGCTGTCGGAAACGTTCTTGGTTTTTCAGCTGGTGCGAGTGGGAACTGGCACAA GTGGTTTCCTTTTCTGATGACTAGGGCCTGTTGTGAAGCTTGTGGTAATTTGAAAGCAGCTTTCTTAATTGCAGTT GTATTCCTTCTGTTTTGCATGGCTGTTACCCTCTACTTTGCTGAAGAGATTCCGCTGGAACCAAAGGATGCACAGCAGTTATCTGACTCGGCTCCTCTACTGAACGGTTCTAGAGATGATCATGATGCTTCAAGTGAACAGACTAACGGAGGACTTTCTAACGGTCATGCTGACGCAAACCATGTCTCAGCTAACTCCCGTGCTGAGGATTTTACAGATGCAGGCTCCAACTCGAACAAAGACGATGTTGAGGCTTTCAATGATGGGCCAGGAGCAGTTTTGGTTAAAATTTTGACTAGCATGAGGCATCTACCTCCTGGAATGTATTCTGTGCTTCTGGTTATGGCCCTAACATGG CTGTCGTggtttccctttttcctttttgaCACCGACTGGATGGGGCGTGAGGTTTATCACGGTGACCCAAAAGGAAATGCGAGTGAAAGGAAAGCTTATGATGATGGTGTCCGAGAAGGTGCATTTGGTTTGCTATTGAATTCA GTCGTCCTTGGGATTGGCTCTTTCCTTATCGATCCATTATGCCGGATGATTGGTGCAAGATTGGTTTGGGCAATTAGCAACTTCATAGTGTTTGCCTGCATGTTGGCTACAACAATACTAAGCTGGATCTCCTATGACCTGTACTCGAGCAAGCTTCAACATATTGTCGGGGCAGATAAAACAGTCAAGACTGCAGCGCTCATTCTTTTCTCTCTTCTTGGATTGCCACTCTCG ATCACTTATAGCGTTCCGTTCTCCGTGACTGCTGAGCTGACTGCCGGAACAGGAGGCGGACAAGGTCTGTGTTGTTGGTGTTTTCTTCTTTACAGTGTGTTTCAGTTATTATTCTTGACTGAGAATGTCTGCACATGTCCAGGTTTGGCTACTGGAGTTTTGAATCTTGCCATTGTCGCTCCTCAG ATAGTGGTGTCACTCGGAGCCGGCCCATGGGACAAGCTCTTGGGGGGAGGGAACGTCCCTGCCTTCGCCCTAGCCTCGGTTTTCTCGCTGGTAGCCGGAGTGCTCGCGGTGATCAAGCTGCCCAAGCTGTCGAACAACTATCAATCCGCCGGCTTTCACATGGGTTGA
- the LOC123129128 gene encoding sucrose transport protein SUT4 isoform X2 yields MDSGGGATAIRVPYRHIRDAEMELVRLNSTNGTGGDAARPKEEQGSGASGEGGRKGAPKWRVVLACMVAAGVQFGWALQLSLLTPYIQTLGIDHAMASFIWLCGPITGFVVQPCVGVWSDKCRSKYGRRRPFILAGCVLICAAVTLVGFSADLGYMLGDTTEHCSTYKGLRYRAAFIFIFGFWMLDLANNTVQGPARALLADLSGPDQCNSANAIFCSWMAVGNVLGFSAGASGNWHKWFPFLMTRACCEACGNLKAAFLIAVVFLLFCMAVTLYFAEEIPLEPKDAQQLSDSAPLLNGSRDDHDASSEQTNGGLSNGHADANHVSANSRAEDFTDAGSNSNKDDVEAFNDGPGAVLVKILTSMRHLPPGMYSVLLVMALTWLSWFPFFLFDTDWMGREVYHGDPKGNASERKAYDDGVREGAFGLLLNSVVLGIGSFLIDPLCRMIGARLVWAISNFIVFACMLATTILSWISYDLYSSKLQHIVGADKTVKTAALILFSLLGLPLSITYSVPFSVTAELTAGTGGGQGLATGVLNLAIVAPQIVVSLGAGPWDKLLGGGNVPAFALASVFSLVAGVLAVIKLPKLSNNYQSAGFHMG; encoded by the exons ATGGACTCCGGCGGCGGGGCCACGGCCATCCGCGTGCCCTACCGCCACATCCGCGACGCCGAGATGGAGCTCGTCAGACTCAACAGCACCAACGGCACCGGCGGCGACGCCGCGCGGCCCAAGGAGGAGCAGGGCAGCGGCGCCTCCGGGGAGGGCGGCAGGAAGGGCGCGCCCAAGTGGCGGGTCGTGCTGGCCtgcatggtcgccgccggcgtgcAGTTCGGCTGGGCGCTGCAGCTCTCCCTCCTCACCCCATACATCCAG ACTCTAGGAATAGACCATGCCATGGCGTCCTTCATCTGGCTTTGTGGGCCTATTACTGGTTTTGTG GTTCAACCTTGTGTTGGTGTCTGGAGTGACAAGTGCCGCTCCAAgtacgggaggaggcggccgttcATTCTGGCTGGATGCGTGCTAATTTGTGCAGCT GTAACTTTAGTCGGGTTTTCTGCAGACCTTGGCTACATGTTAGGAGACACCACTGAGCACTGCAG TACATACAAAGGTCTAAGATATCGAGCTGCTTTCATTTTCATTTTTGGATTCTGGATGCTGGACCTTGCAAATAATACAGTTCAA GGACCTGCTCGTGCCCTCCTAGCTGATCTTTCAG GTCCTGATCAATGTAATTCGGCAAATGCAATATTCTGCTCATGGATGGCTGTCGGAAACGTTCTTGGTTTTTCAGCTGGTGCGAGTGGGAACTGGCACAA GTGGTTTCCTTTTCTGATGACTAGGGCCTGTTGTGAAGCTTGTGGTAATTTGAAAGCAGCTTTCTTAATTGCAGTT GTATTCCTTCTGTTTTGCATGGCTGTTACCCTCTACTTTGCTGAAGAGATTCCGCTGGAACCAAAGGATGCACAGCAGTTATCTGACTCGGCTCCTCTACTGAACGGTTCTAGAGATGATCATGATGCTTCAAGTGAACAGACTAACGGAGGACTTTCTAACGGTCATGCTGACGCAAACCATGTCTCAGCTAACTCCCGTGCTGAGGATTTTACAGATGCAGGCTCCAACTCGAACAAAGACGATGTTGAGGCTTTCAATGATGGGCCAGGAGCAGTTTTGGTTAAAATTTTGACTAGCATGAGGCATCTACCTCCTGGAATGTATTCTGTGCTTCTGGTTATGGCCCTAACATGG CTGTCGTggtttccctttttcctttttgaCACCGACTGGATGGGGCGTGAGGTTTATCACGGTGACCCAAAAGGAAATGCGAGTGAAAGGAAAGCTTATGATGATGGTGTCCGAGAAGGTGCATTTGGTTTGCTATTGAATTCA GTCGTCCTTGGGATTGGCTCTTTCCTTATCGATCCATTATGCCGGATGATTGGTGCAAGATTGGTTTGGGCAATTAGCAACTTCATAGTGTTTGCCTGCATGTTGGCTACAACAATACTAAGCTGGATCTCCTATGACCTGTACTCGAGCAAGCTTCAACATATTGTCGGGGCAGATAAAACAGTCAAGACTGCAGCGCTCATTCTTTTCTCTCTTCTTGGATTGCCACTCTCG ATCACTTATAGCGTTCCGTTCTCCGTGACTGCTGAGCTGACTGCCGGAACAGGAGGCGGACAAG GTTTGGCTACTGGAGTTTTGAATCTTGCCATTGTCGCTCCTCAG ATAGTGGTGTCACTCGGAGCCGGCCCATGGGACAAGCTCTTGGGGGGAGGGAACGTCCCTGCCTTCGCCCTAGCCTCGGTTTTCTCGCTGGTAGCCGGAGTGCTCGCGGTGATCAAGCTGCCCAAGCTGTCGAACAACTATCAATCCGCCGGCTTTCACATGGGTTGA
- the LOC123129128 gene encoding sucrose transport protein SUT4 isoform X3 yields the protein MRANLCSYLGYMLGDTTEHCSTYKGLRYRAAFIFIFGFWMLDLANNTVQGPARALLADLSGPDQCNSANAIFCSWMAVGNVLGFSAGASGNWHKWFPFLMTRACCEACGNLKAAFLIAVVFLLFCMAVTLYFAEEIPLEPKDAQQLSDSAPLLNGSRDDHDASSEQTNGGLSNGHADANHVSANSRAEDFTDAGSNSNKDDVEAFNDGPGAVLVKILTSMRHLPPGMYSVLLVMALTWLSWFPFFLFDTDWMGREVYHGDPKGNASERKAYDDGVREGAFGLLLNSVVLGIGSFLIDPLCRMIGARLVWAISNFIVFACMLATTILSWISYDLYSSKLQHIVGADKTVKTAALILFSLLGLPLSITYSVPFSVTAELTAGTGGGQGLCCWCFLLYSVFQLLFLTENVCTCPGLATGVLNLAIVAPQIVVSLGAGPWDKLLGGGNVPAFALASVFSLVAGVLAVIKLPKLSNNYQSAGFHMG from the exons ATGCGTGCTAATTTGTGCAGCT ACCTTGGCTACATGTTAGGAGACACCACTGAGCACTGCAG TACATACAAAGGTCTAAGATATCGAGCTGCTTTCATTTTCATTTTTGGATTCTGGATGCTGGACCTTGCAAATAATACAGTTCAA GGACCTGCTCGTGCCCTCCTAGCTGATCTTTCAG GTCCTGATCAATGTAATTCGGCAAATGCAATATTCTGCTCATGGATGGCTGTCGGAAACGTTCTTGGTTTTTCAGCTGGTGCGAGTGGGAACTGGCACAA GTGGTTTCCTTTTCTGATGACTAGGGCCTGTTGTGAAGCTTGTGGTAATTTGAAAGCAGCTTTCTTAATTGCAGTT GTATTCCTTCTGTTTTGCATGGCTGTTACCCTCTACTTTGCTGAAGAGATTCCGCTGGAACCAAAGGATGCACAGCAGTTATCTGACTCGGCTCCTCTACTGAACGGTTCTAGAGATGATCATGATGCTTCAAGTGAACAGACTAACGGAGGACTTTCTAACGGTCATGCTGACGCAAACCATGTCTCAGCTAACTCCCGTGCTGAGGATTTTACAGATGCAGGCTCCAACTCGAACAAAGACGATGTTGAGGCTTTCAATGATGGGCCAGGAGCAGTTTTGGTTAAAATTTTGACTAGCATGAGGCATCTACCTCCTGGAATGTATTCTGTGCTTCTGGTTATGGCCCTAACATGG CTGTCGTggtttccctttttcctttttgaCACCGACTGGATGGGGCGTGAGGTTTATCACGGTGACCCAAAAGGAAATGCGAGTGAAAGGAAAGCTTATGATGATGGTGTCCGAGAAGGTGCATTTGGTTTGCTATTGAATTCA GTCGTCCTTGGGATTGGCTCTTTCCTTATCGATCCATTATGCCGGATGATTGGTGCAAGATTGGTTTGGGCAATTAGCAACTTCATAGTGTTTGCCTGCATGTTGGCTACAACAATACTAAGCTGGATCTCCTATGACCTGTACTCGAGCAAGCTTCAACATATTGTCGGGGCAGATAAAACAGTCAAGACTGCAGCGCTCATTCTTTTCTCTCTTCTTGGATTGCCACTCTCG ATCACTTATAGCGTTCCGTTCTCCGTGACTGCTGAGCTGACTGCCGGAACAGGAGGCGGACAAGGTCTGTGTTGTTGGTGTTTTCTTCTTTACAGTGTGTTTCAGTTATTATTCTTGACTGAGAATGTCTGCACATGTCCAGGTTTGGCTACTGGAGTTTTGAATCTTGCCATTGTCGCTCCTCAG ATAGTGGTGTCACTCGGAGCCGGCCCATGGGACAAGCTCTTGGGGGGAGGGAACGTCCCTGCCTTCGCCCTAGCCTCGGTTTTCTCGCTGGTAGCCGGAGTGCTCGCGGTGATCAAGCTGCCCAAGCTGTCGAACAACTATCAATCCGCCGGCTTTCACATGGGTTGA
- the LOC123129129 gene encoding uncharacterized protein — translation MAHRGGFFGYDPYDYYYPTSYGYDAYPYYRPAAADPFFPDVEPLVTEQLRPARRRAPARHDDGFFRGFGAAEPPARTTARPRPGSGSPKSCPDCFEVEVTGPDSDSPPAIPEKQAPSVEEAAVRVQAAARGLLARRMVREVRAVERQAEAVAARVAAEAEALRADARARIGLGEELMRLLLRLDGVRGAREYRRRVTRRVLALHDAVDALEATPTMVAADVPEVQDAEEEAESGMEPELSVEDNTASDFLAAETTDMAAMEVDATSPVVVDEAGQNETELVAESEKASEAEGEWEMVATGDGDVSTGEEDPAPPKAQQQQQQEQAHEEKKTVTTDGLDANKLMEMVTALCERSAQQCALIGALAERVDTLERAVRRVEEADRRRRRNKKTNKDGKKNTSSFYND, via the coding sequence ATGGCGCACCGCGGCGGCTTCTTCGGCTACGACCCGTATGATTATTACTACCCGACCTCCTACGGGTACGACGCCTATCCGTACTATCGCCCCGCCGCAGCCGATCCCTTTTTTCCAGACGTCGAGCCGCTCGTGACGGAGCAGCTGCGTCCCGCCCGCCGGAGGGCCCCGGCGCGGCACGACGACGGCTTCTTCCGTGGCTTCGGCGCAGCGGAGCCGCCCGCACGGACCACGGCGCGTCCTAGGCCCGGCAGCGGGTCCCCGAAGAGCTGCCCGGACTGCTTTGAGGTCGAGGTCACGGGCCCCGACTCCgactcgccgccggcgattccagAGAAGCAGGCGCCGTCCGTGGAGGAGGCCGCGGTGAGggtgcaggcggcggcgcgcgggctgcTCGCTCGTCGCATGGTGCGGGAGGTGCGTGCGGTGGAGCGGCAGGCGGAGGCCGTGGCCGCGCGGGTGGCGGCCGAGGCAGAGGCGCTCCGCGCGGACGCCCGTGCGCGGATCGGCCTCGGGGAGGAGCTCATGCGCCTGCTGCTGCGACTCGACGGCGTGCGCGGCGCCCGGGAGTACCGCAGAAGGGTCACCCGGCGCGTGCTCGCGCTACATGATGCAGTCGACGCGCTCGAGGCCACGCCCACGATGGTGGCCGCCGATGTGCCGGAAGTTCAGGAtgcagaagaagaagcagagagCGGGATGGAGCCGGAGCTGTCGGTTGAGGACAATACTGCGTCGGATTTTCTGGCTGCCGAGACAACTGACATGGCGGCGATGGAGGTTGACGCGACGAGTCCCGTTGTTGTCGACGAGGCCGGGCAAAACGAGACCGAACTGGTGGCGGAAAGCGAGAAGGCCTCGGAGGCAGAGGGCGAGTGGGAGATGGTGGCAACAGGGGACGGCGACGTCTCCACCGGTGAGGAGGACCCTGCACCCCCCAaagcgcagcagcagcagcagcaagaacaGGCACACGAGGAGAAGAAGACGGTGACCACCGACGGGCTGGACGCGAATAAACTGATGGAGATGGTGACGGCGCTGTGCGAGCGGAGCGCGCAGCAGTGCGCGCTCATCGGGGCCCTGGCCGAGCGGGTCGACACGCTAGAGCGCGCCGTccggcgggtggaggaggctgaccggcgcAGGCGAAGGAACAAGAAGACCAACAAAGACGGCAAAAAGAACACAAGTAGCTTCTACAACGACTAG
- the LOC123131436 gene encoding uncharacterized protein: MARRGFFGYDPYDCYYPASPYAYDYDPYYHSPAVDAFFAEPLVTARRRAPTQHDDGFFPGFRVSEPAARTRARPRPSSGSPKSCPDCYEVEVTGPEPDSPPAVPRKPAPSAEEAAARVQAAARGLLARRMVREVRAVERQAEAVAARVAAEAEALREDARARIGLGEELMRLLLRLDGVRGAREYRRRVTRRVLTLQDAVDALEAAPAVVTADAPEVHNAEEEAEDGMEPELELPVEDNTAADPLVAETTDTAAMEVDVASPVVLVVDEAEIELVAEGEKASEAEGEWEMVATGDGDVSTGEKEPTPPKAQQQQEQAQEEKKTVTTDGLDAKKLMEMVAALCERSAQQCTLIGSLAERVDMLERAVRRVEEADRRRQRSMKTNKDGKKNTSFYSD, encoded by the coding sequence ATGGCACGCCGTGGTTTTTTTGGGTATGATCCCTACGACTGCTACTACCCTGCGTCGCCCTACGCCTACGATTACGATCCATACTACCACAGTCCCGCCGTCGACGCGTTCTTCGCCGAGCCGCTCGTGACGGCCCGCCGGAGGGCCCCGACGCAGCACGACGACGGCTTCTTCCCTGGATTCAGAGTCTCCGAGCCGGCGGCGCGGACCAGGGCGCGTCCCAGGCCCAGCAGCGGGTCCCCGAAGAGCTGCCCCGACTGCTACGAGGTGGAGGTCACAGGGCCCGAGCCTGACTCGCCGCCCGCGGTGCCGAGGAAGCCGGCGCCGTCAGCGGAGGAGGCCGCGGCGAGggtgcaggcggcggcgcgcgggctgcTCGCTCGTCGCATGGTGCGGGAGGTGCGTGCGGTGGAGCGCCAGGCCGAGGCCGTGGCCGCgagggtggcggccgaggcggaggCGCTCCGCGAGGACGCCCGTGCGCGGATCGGCCTCGGGGAGGAGCTCATGCGGCTGCTGCTCCGTCTCGACGGCGTGCGCGGTGCCCGGGAGTACCGCAGGAGGGTCACCAGGCGCGTGCTCACGCTCCAGGACGCAGTTGACGCTCTCGAGGCCGCGCCCGCGGTGGTGACCGCCGATGCGCCGGAAGTTCATAATGCAGAGGAAGAAGCGGAGGATGGGATGGAACCGGAGTTGGAGCTGCCGGTTGAGGACAACACTGCGGCTGATCCTCTGGTTGCCGAGACAACTGACACGGCGGCAATGGAGGTTGACGTGGCgagccccgtcgtcctcgtcgtcgACGAGGCCGAGATCGAACTGGTGGCGGAAGGGGAGAAGGCCTCGGAGGCGGAGGGGGAGTGGGAGATGGTGGCGACGGGAGACGGCGACGTCTCCACTGGCGAGAAGGAACCTACACCACCCAAAGCGCAGCAGCAGCAAGAACAGGCACAGGAGGAGAAGAAAACAGTGACCACCGACGGGCTGGATGCGAAGAAACTGATGGAGATGGTGGCGGCACTGTGCGAGCGGAGCGCGCAGCAGTGCACTCTGATCGGCTCCCTGGCGGAGCGGGTGGACATGCTGGAGCGCGCCGTCCGGCGGGTGGAAGAGGCCGACCGGCGCAGGCAGAGGAGCATGAAGACCAATAAGGACGGCAAGAAGAACACTAGCTTCTACAGCGACTAG